The proteins below come from a single Zea mays cultivar B73 chromosome 8, Zm-B73-REFERENCE-NAM-5.0, whole genome shotgun sequence genomic window:
- the LOC542589 gene encoding ATP synthase subunit epsilon, mitochondrial, with translation MSATTAAVPFWRAAGMTYIGYSNICAALVRNCLKEPFKSEAASREKVHFSISKWTDGKQEKPTVRTESDD, from the exons ATGTCGGCGACCACTGCAGCGGTGCCCTTCTGGCGGGCGGCGGGGATGACCTACATCGGCTACTCCAACATCTGCGCTGCGCTGGTCCGGAACTGCCTCAAGGAGCCCTTCAAGTCTGAGGCCGCGTCCCGCGAGAAGGTTCATTTCTCCATTTCCAAGTGGACGGATGGCAAGCAGGAGAAGCCAA CTGTCCGCACAGAATCGGATGACTAA